One stretch of Nocardia mangyaensis DNA includes these proteins:
- a CDS encoding sugar transferase: protein MSYELTSGGDLDVVRGIGMLRTQRESWQAAFVQRLVVTDVVAVFGAVVAAQIIRFGGPAAPPLAWPLPYEVGYSVVSLALAAGWLALLHGYGTRTPQVIGTGTEEFRRLVSATLGLFGVLAILALLLRVEVARGYLAIALPAGLCALLVGRAAWRLRLRRWRAQGRCHTAVLVVGSSEAAHAMATAFTGDPGSGYRVVGVCVPTGAVRPQFDASDGPAVLGDDRSVLDAVRRSRADSVAVAATDHLGPAELRRMAWALDPLGVDLIVAPGVVDIAGVRLTNRLVAGMPMLHIDPPRYGRAKSSRKAVFDFCFAAIVLVLVAPVLAAIAVAVKLTSAGPVFYLSERIGRDGVPFRMIKFRSMLVDADAAVDALIERHGGNPVFFKVKDDPRVTPVGRFLRKYSLDELPQFFNVLRGDMSVVGPRPQVQREVDSYDGETRRRLLVKPGVTGLWQVSGRSDLSPEDSVRLDLSYVENWSMFLDLALIGRTIGVVTRGDGAY from the coding sequence ATGAGCTACGAGCTCACCAGTGGTGGTGACCTCGATGTCGTCCGTGGCATCGGCATGCTGCGCACGCAGCGGGAGAGTTGGCAGGCCGCGTTCGTCCAGCGATTGGTCGTCACCGATGTCGTCGCGGTGTTCGGCGCGGTGGTCGCCGCGCAGATCATCCGCTTCGGTGGTCCAGCCGCGCCGCCACTGGCCTGGCCGCTGCCCTACGAGGTCGGCTATTCGGTGGTGTCACTGGCCTTGGCCGCGGGCTGGCTGGCGCTGCTGCACGGGTACGGCACTCGCACGCCGCAGGTGATCGGCACCGGGACCGAGGAATTCCGTCGGCTGGTGTCGGCGACGCTTGGCCTGTTCGGCGTGCTCGCGATCCTGGCCCTGCTCTTGCGGGTCGAAGTGGCGCGTGGGTATCTCGCCATCGCGTTGCCCGCCGGATTGTGCGCCCTGCTCGTGGGCCGCGCGGCTTGGCGACTGCGATTGCGGCGGTGGCGTGCGCAAGGCCGCTGCCACACCGCCGTGCTCGTCGTCGGTTCGTCCGAGGCGGCGCACGCGATGGCCACCGCCTTCACCGGTGATCCGGGGTCGGGCTATCGGGTGGTCGGCGTGTGCGTGCCCACCGGCGCGGTGCGGCCACAGTTCGATGCGAGCGACGGTCCGGCTGTCCTCGGTGACGATCGATCGGTGCTCGACGCGGTGCGCCGCAGCCGGGCCGATTCGGTCGCGGTCGCCGCGACCGATCATCTGGGTCCGGCCGAACTGCGACGCATGGCGTGGGCATTGGATCCCCTGGGGGTGGATCTGATCGTGGCGCCGGGCGTCGTCGACATCGCGGGCGTCCGGCTGACCAACCGGCTCGTCGCGGGCATGCCGATGCTGCACATCGACCCGCCCCGGTACGGCCGCGCCAAGTCCAGCCGCAAGGCGGTGTTCGACTTCTGCTTCGCCGCGATCGTGCTGGTGCTCGTGGCGCCGGTGCTGGCCGCCATCGCGGTGGCCGTCAAACTGACCAGCGCGGGTCCGGTGTTCTACCTGTCGGAGCGGATCGGTCGCGACGGCGTTCCGTTCCGGATGATCAAGTTCCGCAGCATGCTCGTCGACGCCGATGCCGCCGTGGACGCGCTCATCGAACGTCACGGCGGCAACCCGGTGTTCTTCAAGGTCAAGGACGATCCGCGAGTGACACCGGTCGGCCGATTCCTGCGCAAGTACAGCCTCGACGAGTTGCCACAGTTCTTCAACGTGCTGCGCGGGGACATGAGTGTGGTCGGCCCGCGCCCGCAGGTCCAGCGTGAGGTCGACAGCTACGACGGCGAGACCCGCAGGCGCCTGCTGGTCAAGCCGGGAGTCACCGGGCTATGGCAGGTCAGCGGGCGCTCGGACCTGTCACCGGAAGACTCTGTGCGCCTCGATCTCTCCTATGTCGAGAACTGGTCGATGTTCCTCGACCTCGCCCTGATCGGCCGAACCATCGGGGTGGTCACCCGCGGCGATGGCGCGTACTGA
- a CDS encoding glucose-1-phosphate cytidylyltransferase → MKVVLFCGGYGMRMRGGSDDVVPKPMQLVGPRPLLWHVMRYYAHFGHKEFVLCLGYGAEHIKNFFLTYQESASNDFVIRNGQVELLGSDISDWSITFVDTGVESAIGERLRRVREHLDGDEYFLANYADVLTDAPLNTMIERFHESGAAASMMVVPPQSSFHCVDLTPAGEVKEIMPVARMPLWENGGYFVLSQEIFELLPPGGDLVADACGALAGQGRLFGYQHLGFWKPADTFKERAELDDAYRNGSRPWMVWESA, encoded by the coding sequence ATGAAGGTCGTTTTGTTCTGCGGCGGTTACGGCATGCGCATGCGCGGCGGTTCCGACGACGTCGTTCCCAAACCGATGCAGCTGGTGGGGCCGCGCCCGCTGCTGTGGCACGTGATGCGCTACTACGCGCACTTCGGGCACAAGGAGTTCGTGCTGTGCCTGGGTTACGGCGCCGAGCACATCAAGAACTTCTTCCTCACCTACCAGGAGTCGGCGTCCAACGACTTCGTGATCCGCAACGGTCAGGTGGAACTGCTCGGCAGCGACATCAGCGACTGGTCGATCACCTTCGTCGACACCGGCGTCGAGTCCGCAATCGGTGAGCGGTTGCGCCGGGTGCGCGAGCATCTCGACGGTGACGAGTACTTCCTGGCCAACTACGCCGACGTCCTCACCGACGCGCCCCTGAACACCATGATCGAGCGTTTCCACGAATCGGGTGCGGCCGCGTCGATGATGGTGGTGCCGCCGCAGTCCTCGTTCCACTGCGTCGATCTGACCCCCGCCGGTGAGGTGAAGGAGATCATGCCGGTGGCGCGTATGCCGCTGTGGGAGAACGGCGGCTACTTCGTGCTCAGTCAGGAGATCTTCGAGCTGCTGCCACCGGGCGGCGACCTCGTCGCCGACGCGTGCGGTGCGCTCGCCGGGCAGGGCAGGCTGTTCGGCTATCAGCATCTGGGCTTCTGGAAGCCCGCCGACACGTTCAAGGAGCGTGCCGAACTCGACGACGCCTACCGCAATGGTTCCCGGCCGTGGATGGTGTGGGAGTCGGCGTGA
- a CDS encoding class I SAM-dependent methyltransferase: MQCRLCDSDRLTSVLDLGATPPCESFLAADDLDLPEATYPLHLRLCQDCLLLQIPALITPEETFTEYAYFSSYSQSWVRHAEQFVATAVERLALDTDSFVVEVASNDGYLLRHAVARAIPCLGIEPSVNVGAAARAAGVPTETTFLDEDSAARVRAEHGPADLVVANNVYAHIPDLRGFTRALRTLLSDDGWLSIEVHHALNLVQLGQFDTVYHEHFQYYTVYSAQRALAVAGLTVVDVELLDTHGGSIRLWARPEPVAVATPRVAEVLDLERAAGLHDPAGYAELGPRAESVRQELLRFLLDCRAAGKRVVGYGAPGKGNTLLNYCGVRPDLLEYTVDRNPYKHGRYTPGTRIPIHPPERLDLDRPDVVLVLPWNLESEITAQLHHVGEWGGELIYPLPVLHRGVPMGEPVAAGLADTKVN; the protein is encoded by the coding sequence GTGCAATGTCGACTCTGTGATTCCGATCGACTCACGAGCGTGCTCGATCTGGGTGCCACGCCGCCGTGCGAGAGCTTCCTCGCCGCGGACGACCTCGACCTGCCGGAGGCGACGTATCCGCTGCACCTGCGCCTGTGCCAGGACTGCCTGCTGTTGCAGATCCCGGCGCTGATCACCCCCGAGGAGACCTTCACCGAGTACGCGTACTTCTCCTCGTACTCGCAGAGCTGGGTGCGCCACGCCGAGCAGTTCGTCGCCACCGCCGTCGAGCGGCTCGCCCTCGATACCGACTCGTTCGTCGTCGAGGTGGCGAGCAACGACGGCTACCTGCTGCGCCACGCGGTCGCGCGCGCAATTCCCTGCCTCGGTATCGAGCCCTCGGTCAATGTGGGCGCGGCGGCGCGCGCGGCGGGGGTGCCCACCGAGACAACGTTCCTCGACGAGGACTCGGCCGCTCGGGTGCGCGCCGAGCACGGTCCCGCCGATCTGGTGGTCGCCAACAATGTCTACGCCCACATTCCCGATCTGCGCGGCTTCACCCGCGCCTTGCGCACCCTGCTCAGCGACGACGGCTGGCTCAGCATCGAGGTGCACCACGCGCTGAACCTGGTCCAGCTCGGCCAGTTCGACACCGTCTACCACGAGCATTTCCAGTACTACACCGTGTACTCCGCGCAGCGAGCCCTGGCCGTGGCCGGGCTGACGGTCGTCGACGTGGAATTGCTCGACACCCACGGCGGCTCGATCCGGCTGTGGGCACGCCCCGAGCCGGTGGCGGTGGCGACACCGCGGGTCGCCGAGGTGCTCGATCTCGAACGCGCGGCCGGGCTGCACGATCCGGCGGGCTACGCCGAGCTGGGCCCGCGAGCGGAGTCGGTGCGCCAGGAGCTGTTGCGGTTCCTGCTCGACTGCCGGGCGGCGGGCAAGCGAGTGGTCGGCTACGGCGCGCCCGGAAAGGGCAATACGCTGCTGAACTACTGCGGCGTCCGGCCCGACCTGCTCGAGTACACCGTGGACCGCAACCCCTACAAGCACGGTCGCTACACCCCCGGCACCCGGATTCCGATCCATCCGCCGGAGCGCCTCGACCTCGACCGGCCCGATGTGGTGCTGGTCCTGCCGTGGAATCTGGAATCCGAGATCACCGCCCAGCTCCACCATGTCGGGGAGTGGGGCGGCGAACTGATCTATCCGCTACCGGTGCTGCATCGCGGCGTACCGATGGGCGAGCCGGTCGCAGCCGGTCTCGCCGACACGAAGGTGAACTGA
- a CDS encoding PIG-L deacetylase family protein, whose translation MIGLFTRPPRRIAVLGAHCDDIAIGMGATLLALTGADPEVEVRALVLSGAGTAREDEERAALTAFCSGTKPQLEVLDIPDGRAPAHWDRIKDALARFRRDGDDEVVFAPHRGDAHQDHRLLAELVPTEFRDHLILGYEILKWETDTPAPTLYHPISTELAQEKSRLLHEHYRSQTGRDWFDDQAFLGLARLRGVQCHAPYAEAFVLDKAIIRWEQK comes from the coding sequence GTGATCGGGCTGTTCACCCGCCCGCCGCGCCGGATCGCGGTGCTCGGCGCGCACTGCGACGACATCGCGATCGGCATGGGGGCGACGCTGCTGGCACTGACCGGGGCCGATCCCGAGGTCGAGGTCCGGGCGCTGGTGCTCTCCGGTGCCGGAACCGCGCGCGAAGACGAGGAGCGCGCGGCGCTGACAGCGTTCTGTTCCGGCACGAAACCGCAGCTCGAGGTGCTCGACATCCCCGACGGGCGCGCGCCAGCGCACTGGGACCGGATCAAGGACGCGCTGGCCCGGTTCCGGCGCGACGGCGACGACGAGGTGGTGTTCGCCCCGCACCGCGGCGACGCGCACCAGGACCACCGGCTGCTGGCCGAGTTGGTGCCGACCGAGTTCCGCGACCACCTGATCCTCGGCTACGAGATCCTCAAGTGGGAGACCGACACTCCGGCACCCACGCTGTACCACCCGATCAGTACCGAACTCGCGCAGGAGAAGTCGCGACTGCTGCACGAGCACTATCGGTCACAGACGGGCCGCGACTGGTTCGACGACCAGGCCTTCCTCGGGCTTGCCCGGCTGCGTGGCGTGCAGTGCCACGCACCGTATGCCGAGGCGTTCGTGCTCGACAAGGCGATCATCAGATGGGAACAGAAGTGA
- a CDS encoding glycosyltransferase family 4 protein — protein sequence MSADDVVRDLVFVAHSAQASGAEKVMLGLVDLALSRGHRVRVACPEGPLRELLPASAGHVRIPELGLAGQRGGRRLLAAATMARHWLRAAVVLRALSRSDRAEIIVNSTMALPAVALALPRRRSAVWLVHDVLASRRQVTVARVGRAAVHRAVAVSERAAAPVRQLGFEVQVAVQGVVWPVEPVPMVERTPLVVGILGVITEWKGQHVLLAAAAGLPEISVEIAGTAHPGDEPYLAALRERSQRADLAGRVSFLGRVDAWAALREWDILVSASVLPEAGPLVVLEAMSLGVPVVATDHGGNVTEDVALCVPADDPIALHAALQRLVDDPQLRVQLSEAGRARVAACHDRSETEPRMLDMMLGSEYER from the coding sequence GTGTCGGCCGATGACGTGGTGCGCGATCTCGTGTTCGTCGCGCACTCGGCCCAGGCCTCGGGTGCGGAGAAGGTCATGCTCGGCCTGGTGGACCTGGCGCTGAGCCGAGGGCACCGGGTGCGGGTGGCCTGTCCCGAGGGCCCGCTTCGCGAGTTGCTGCCCGCGTCGGCCGGTCACGTGCGGATTCCAGAACTCGGCCTGGCGGGTCAGCGGGGCGGTCGACGGCTCCTCGCCGCGGCGACGATGGCACGGCACTGGTTGCGGGCCGCGGTCGTGCTCCGGGCACTGTCGCGGAGTGATCGTGCCGAGATCATCGTCAACTCGACCATGGCCCTGCCCGCCGTGGCGCTGGCACTGCCGCGCCGTCGGTCCGCGGTGTGGCTGGTGCACGATGTGCTGGCCAGCCGCCGTCAAGTGACGGTGGCCAGGGTGGGGCGCGCGGCGGTCCACCGCGCTGTCGCGGTCTCCGAACGCGCCGCCGCGCCGGTGCGGCAGCTGGGCTTCGAGGTGCAGGTCGCTGTGCAGGGGGTGGTGTGGCCGGTCGAACCGGTCCCCATGGTCGAGCGCACGCCGCTCGTGGTCGGCATTCTCGGTGTGATCACCGAGTGGAAGGGCCAGCACGTGCTGTTGGCCGCGGCCGCGGGACTTCCCGAGATCAGCGTTGAGATCGCGGGAACGGCCCACCCAGGTGACGAACCGTACCTGGCCGCTCTGCGGGAGCGGTCGCAGCGCGCGGATCTGGCCGGTAGGGTCAGCTTTCTCGGTCGGGTGGACGCCTGGGCGGCCCTGCGCGAATGGGACATCCTGGTGTCGGCGAGCGTACTGCCCGAGGCCGGTCCGCTGGTGGTGCTGGAGGCCATGAGTCTGGGTGTCCCCGTGGTGGCGACCGACCACGGCGGCAACGTCACCGAGGACGTCGCACTGTGCGTACCGGCCGACGACCCGATCGCTTTGCACGCCGCCCTGCAGCGGCTCGTGGACGACCCGCAGCTGCGCGTACAACTGAGCGAGGCAGGTCGTGCCCGCGTCGCCGCCTGCCACGACCGGTCCGAGACGGAGCCGAGGATGCTCGACATGATGCTCGGCTCCGAGTACGAGCGATAG
- the rfbC gene encoding dTDP-4-dehydrorhamnose 3,5-epimerase → MRIERTELADVVVLVPEPFRDDRGLFTRTFDAHEFDAHLGIDGAAAAFVQDSQSRSVRGVIRGMHGRGGRGEAKLVRCAHGAVYDVLVDIRPDSPTFGARQAFRLDDERFHHLYVPPGFLHGFQALTELADVCYRIDRPHDPAEDLGVAYDDPELAIDWPLPAGLVSARDAEAGSWAALRATLTPTH, encoded by the coding sequence GTGCGAATCGAGCGGACAGAGTTGGCCGACGTGGTGGTACTGGTGCCCGAACCGTTCCGCGACGATCGCGGCCTGTTCACCCGGACCTTCGACGCCCACGAGTTCGACGCTCACCTCGGCATCGACGGCGCGGCGGCGGCGTTCGTGCAGGATTCGCAGTCGCGGTCGGTGCGGGGGGTGATCCGCGGCATGCACGGACGTGGCGGGCGCGGCGAAGCCAAGCTGGTGCGGTGCGCGCACGGCGCCGTGTACGACGTGCTCGTCGACATCCGCCCTGACTCGCCGACCTTCGGTGCGCGGCAAGCCTTCCGGCTCGACGACGAGCGGTTCCACCACCTCTACGTGCCGCCGGGCTTCCTGCACGGCTTTCAGGCCCTCACCGAGCTCGCCGATGTCTGCTACCGCATCGATCGCCCGCACGATCCGGCCGAGGATCTCGGCGTCGCCTACGACGACCCCGAGCTGGCGATCGACTGGCCGCTGCCCGCCGGGCTCGTGTCCGCGCGCGACGCCGAGGCGGGGAGCTGGGCCGCGCTGCGCGCTACGCTGACGCCGACGCACTGA
- a CDS encoding NAD-dependent epimerase/dehydratase family protein, producing MRVLVTGHQGYLGTVMVPVLEAAGHTVTGLDIGYFADCLLGEFAGDPEGLAVDLREVTVEQLRGFDAVIHLAALSNDPLGALAPEITYDINHHASVRLARLAKEAGVRRFLYASTCSVYGAAGTELVTEDAPLRPITPYAQSKVRVEDDVAALADDDFTPVFLRNATAFGFSPRLRADIVLNNLVGYAVLTGEVKVLSDGTPWRPLVHARDIATAFATCLTAPAADLSCRAFNIGSEVNNLTVAEIAAAVVEAVPGSRLLITGESGADPRSYRVDFSSAREVLGFEAQWTVPAGAVELRTEYTARGLTAEAFFQRFTRLPHLQGLCDAGVLDARLRRISASASA from the coding sequence ATGCGGGTACTGGTCACCGGGCACCAGGGCTATCTCGGCACCGTGATGGTGCCCGTGCTCGAGGCGGCGGGTCACACGGTCACCGGCCTGGACATCGGCTACTTCGCCGACTGCCTGCTGGGCGAGTTCGCCGGTGATCCCGAGGGGTTGGCGGTGGACCTGCGTGAGGTCACCGTGGAGCAGTTGCGGGGTTTCGACGCGGTGATCCACCTGGCGGCGCTGTCGAACGATCCGCTGGGCGCGCTCGCGCCCGAGATCACCTACGACATCAACCATCACGCCTCGGTACGGCTGGCGCGGCTGGCCAAGGAGGCCGGGGTGCGCCGGTTCCTCTACGCCTCCACCTGTTCGGTGTACGGCGCGGCGGGCACCGAGCTGGTCACCGAGGACGCGCCGCTGCGCCCGATCACGCCCTACGCGCAGAGCAAGGTGCGCGTCGAAGACGATGTCGCCGCCCTGGCCGATGACGATTTCACGCCGGTATTCCTGCGCAACGCCACAGCTTTCGGCTTCTCGCCGCGTCTGCGCGCCGACATCGTGCTCAACAACCTGGTCGGCTACGCCGTGCTCACCGGTGAGGTGAAGGTGCTTTCCGACGGCACACCGTGGCGTCCGCTGGTGCACGCGCGTGACATCGCGACCGCGTTCGCGACCTGCCTGACCGCACCCGCCGCCGACCTCTCCTGCCGGGCGTTCAACATCGGCTCCGAGGTCAACAATCTGACCGTCGCCGAGATCGCCGCCGCGGTGGTCGAGGCGGTACCGGGTTCGCGCCTGCTGATCACCGGCGAGAGCGGCGCCGATCCGCGCTCGTACCGGGTCGATTTCTCTTCCGCGCGTGAGGTTCTCGGTTTCGAGGCACAGTGGACGGTGCCGGCGGGCGCGGTGGAACTCCGCACCGAGTACACCGCGCGCGGGCTCACCGCCGAGGCGTTCTTCCAGCGGTTCACCCGCCTGCCGCACCTGCAGGGGCTCTGTGACGCGGGGGTGCTCGACGCGCGATTGCGGCGGATCAGTGCGTCGGCGTCAGCGTAG
- a CDS encoding class I SAM-dependent methyltransferase, with product MTRRCRGCGESTLTTVLDLGTVPAADHFPPHDSPPDPAETGHGLRMDRCDDCGLAQLADDDTVTAEPHGIEPQALRDQAADAVRRVHTAGLLRGSTVTEFGSPHGGTWLPLLAQRGFVERPDGAADVVLDCFGIMHEPDQRAAFAARVAATAPGGVLLIQYHSLAAIVAQGQWNALRHGHFAYYSLATLQAQLRAAGMSLVTAWEFDLYGGTVLVAARHGVHAPDPTVGRVLAAEEAALTPAAIAAVQEVVDHHVRGLRDWLEHAAAQGKRVYAYGAASRAVALLAMAGTHRGLLAGVADASPGKQGCRMPGTDVPIISPAALVAADPDLVLLTLPDLLAEVCAALPSLDGRWMIDDPAGPRPPDAEDVSI from the coding sequence ATGACCCGGCGCTGCCGTGGCTGCGGCGAATCCACGCTCACCACCGTGCTCGACCTCGGCACAGTGCCCGCGGCCGACCACTTCCCACCACACGACTCACCTCCCGACCCGGCCGAGACCGGTCACGGGCTGCGGATGGACCGGTGCGACGACTGCGGTTTGGCGCAACTCGCCGACGATGACACTGTCACAGCCGAACCCCACGGCATCGAACCACAAGCCCTGCGCGACCAGGCGGCCGACGCCGTGCGTCGCGTCCACACCGCCGGACTGCTCCGTGGATCGACAGTGACCGAGTTCGGCAGCCCGCACGGCGGAACCTGGCTGCCGCTACTCGCTCAGCGCGGCTTCGTCGAGCGACCCGACGGCGCGGCTGATGTGGTCCTCGACTGCTTCGGGATCATGCACGAACCTGACCAGCGGGCGGCGTTCGCGGCGCGGGTGGCCGCCACCGCGCCCGGGGGCGTGCTGCTGATCCAGTACCATTCGCTGGCCGCGATCGTCGCACAGGGACAGTGGAATGCTCTGCGGCACGGCCATTTCGCCTACTACTCGCTGGCGACGCTGCAGGCGCAGCTGCGGGCAGCCGGGATGAGTCTGGTCACCGCGTGGGAGTTCGATCTCTACGGCGGCACCGTACTGGTCGCCGCCCGGCACGGCGTCCACGCGCCCGATCCGACAGTCGGGCGAGTGCTCGCCGCCGAGGAGGCCGCGCTCACTCCCGCGGCGATCGCCGCCGTGCAGGAAGTCGTCGACCACCACGTGCGCGGGTTGCGTGACTGGCTGGAACACGCTGCGGCACAGGGTAAACGGGTCTACGCCTATGGCGCCGCCTCGCGCGCCGTCGCCCTCCTGGCCATGGCGGGTACCCACCGCGGCCTGCTCGCCGGCGTCGCCGACGCCTCGCCCGGAAAACAGGGCTGCCGCATGCCGGGCACCGATGTGCCCATCATCTCCCCCGCCGCCCTCGTCGCCGCCGACCCCGACCTGGTGCTGTTGACACTGCCCGACCTGCTCGCCGAGGTCTGCGCCGCGCTGCCCTCCCTCGACGGCCGCTGGATGATCGACGATCCCGCCGGCCCCCGCCCACCCGATGCCGAGGACGTCTCCATCTGA
- a CDS encoding beta-xylosidase, with protein sequence MVATAMMLGCAPAPTAMNDPPVRAGLGISGGHSWLRLDAAELDRQMAIVAGAGATWVRLDIDWALIEPVRGQKDWTATDRVVRAARAHALSVLAILTYAPAWAGPHGGVGGSKAAPHPVLFGEFAGAAVDHYGDQISHWEIWNEPNVTAFFAPAPDVGLYAHLLRQAALAVRARQPHGQVIVGGLAPSTNNGRDISPTSFVESLYALGADADFDGIAMHPYSYPELPDSPAWYNAFQNLTWIRRIMDERGDQAKLLWPTEFGAPTGTGARAVSELRQAEILDRGLDMIAELHEVGPVFVYSLVDAGDDRDDLEDNFGVLRRDYTEKPAVAVLRARAEGLRVGR encoded by the coding sequence ATGGTCGCCACCGCGATGATGCTCGGCTGCGCACCGGCGCCGACCGCGATGAATGACCCGCCGGTCCGTGCCGGGCTCGGTATCTCCGGCGGGCACTCCTGGCTCCGGCTCGATGCCGCCGAACTGGATCGGCAGATGGCGATCGTCGCGGGTGCCGGTGCCACCTGGGTTCGTCTCGACATCGACTGGGCCTTGATCGAACCTGTTCGCGGACAGAAGGATTGGACTGCCACCGATCGGGTCGTGCGCGCGGCGCGCGCGCACGCGCTGTCGGTGCTGGCCATTCTCACCTACGCGCCGGCGTGGGCGGGGCCGCACGGCGGGGTCGGCGGCAGCAAAGCCGCCCCGCATCCGGTGCTGTTCGGGGAGTTCGCCGGCGCTGCCGTCGATCACTACGGTGACCAGATCTCGCACTGGGAGATCTGGAACGAACCCAATGTCACCGCGTTCTTCGCACCGGCACCCGATGTCGGCTTGTACGCGCACCTGTTGCGGCAGGCGGCGCTGGCGGTGCGCGCGCGCCAGCCGCACGGTCAGGTCATCGTCGGCGGATTGGCGCCGTCGACGAACAACGGCCGGGACATCTCGCCGACCTCGTTCGTCGAGTCGCTCTACGCACTCGGTGCCGACGCCGACTTCGATGGAATCGCGATGCATCCCTATTCCTACCCGGAGTTGCCGGATTCACCGGCCTGGTACAACGCGTTTCAGAATCTGACGTGGATCAGGCGAATCATGGACGAGCGCGGCGACCAGGCGAAGTTGTTGTGGCCCACCGAATTCGGGGCGCCGACCGGGACCGGCGCGCGGGCGGTCAGCGAGCTTCGGCAGGCCGAGATCCTCGATCGGGGACTCGACATGATCGCCGAGCTCCACGAGGTCGGCCCGGTATTCGTGTACTCGCTGGTCGACGCGGGTGACGACCGCGACGATCTCGAGGACAACTTCGGCGTGCTCCGGCGGGACTACACCGAGAAGCCTGCCGTGGCGGTTCTGCGCGCACGAGCGGAGGGCCTGCGTGTCGGCCGATGA